The Alnus glutinosa chromosome 1, dhAlnGlut1.1, whole genome shotgun sequence region TACGAAAAGtacataatattttaattaaataatattaataggAAATCATATGCTTCAAAAATACatatcactttttaaacccCAGGTGAAAGAAACTGTTCAaacttaatttgtaaaaaaaattgtgtcattttttttcgCAAAACTCTTAATTAGTTTTGTTATCTACAATGATGTTGACTATATAGAcaagagatatttttttatatagataacaAGAGATATTAGGTATAGACAAAGGTACATGAAAAACAGGGACGGAATTAGGTGTTGGCCGCCTCACTTTTCAAGGTTTTccttaaaaatttgttttttatttaaaaaaaaaaaaaaaaaaaaaaaaacaggcaCAAATACGACTAATTTTGTTAATGGGGTTCttctaattaatataaaagCCCAATTAATAGTGTATCTCTCTTTGCAGGTACACCTCACAAATGCAGGATGAGAGCCCCAAACCCCTTTCAAAACAAATCACGCACACACAAAAGCgctctctctcgtctctgcctctctctctctccacactAATATAAATTTCTGCCTACTGCAACCCAACAAATCCACCAACATTCTCACGAGTCACTCGCTTCTCtccctcttaaaaaaaaaaaaaaaaaaatgcacaaaaaaCTCAGCCCCATGActcctctcctcctcctctttatctttttctcaTCTCTCACTGTAAGCACGCTGAGTCTCACTACTACTGTGTTTCACATTCTCTTTTATTCTCCAACTTTGTTGTTTATGCGCATCACTGTTTCACCCGTGTTTTCATTTTCTGTCAATGCAGGTTGGATACGCCTCCGCCGGCTCCGGCGGTTCTTTCGCCGGAGAAAGCCCGTTTACCCCCAGAGCGTATCTGGTTCGGTATTGGAACAAAGAGATCCGAAACGGTCAGCCCAAGCCAGCATTTCTGCTATCGAAGGCGTCCCCTTTGAGTGCGGTGGACTCGGCCACTTTCGCCAAGCTCGCGGCGCAGAACGATCTGTCCTCGCACTTGCCGGCGTTCTGCGCCTCCGCGAACCTGCTCTGCTTTCCCGATTTATCGGCGAGTCTGGAGAAGCACGAGAAGGACTCGAGCTTTGCAGTGTACGCGGACCGGAACTTCACCAATTACGGCACGGATCGGCTCGGCGGGACCGACTCGTTCCAGAAATACTCGGGTGACGAGAATATCCCGGTTGACTCGTTTCGCCGGTACAGCCGAGACTCGACGGGCCACAAGGACAATTTTGTCAATTACGCCCCCAATGGCAACGTGGTGGACCAGAGCTTCAACACCTACGCCGCCGGGGCCACCGGTGGCTCCGGCGTTTTCTCCAAGTACGCCGACGACGTGAACGTCCCCAACCTCCGGTTCATTTCCTACTCTGACGATTCCAATGGCCATGCCCACACGTTCTCGGCCTACAGCGAGAACGCCAACGCCGGTGACCAGAGATTCAGCAGCTATGGGAAGAACGGCAATGGGGCTCCGAACGAGTTCAACAACTATGGGTCGGGTTCGAATGTAGTCGGGTCGGACTTTTCCGCCTACGGCCAAGCGGCCAATGGCGCGAACGACACGTTCACGAATTACGCGAAAGACCAGAACAATCCCCAGAACAACTTCAAGAGCTATGGGGACGGAGGAAACGGAGCCGTTGATAGCTTCGCGAATTACAGAGAGAACGCCAATGTGGGTGACGACTCGTTCCAGAGCTACTCCAAGAACTCGAACGCAGCCAAGGTCAATTTCGCCAACTACGGCAAATCCTTCAATATCGGTACGGACAAGTTCACTGGGTACGGCCAGGGTGCCCGGGGCCAGACCGCCGGATTCAAGATCTACGGCGTGAACACTACTTTTAAGGACTACGCGAAAAAGGGCGTCACATTCGCAAGGTACACCAATGTGAGCTCGGAGAAGATCGCTACAATGGAGGTCAGTGGCAGTTTGGTAAAAAGATGGGTGGAGCCGGGCAAATTCTTTCGGGAGTCGATGCTGAAGAAGGGGAAGGTTATGCCAATGCCGGACATTAGAGATAAAATGCCCAAAAGGTCGTTTTTGCCCCGGTCCATCTCGTCCAAATTACCGTTCTCGACCACTAAGATCTCTGAGATGAAGCGGATCTTCCACGCGCTTGATAATTCTAGCACGGAGAGTATGATGCTGGGCGCACTCAGCGACTGCGAGAGGGCTCCTACTCAGGGCGAGACGAAGCGGTGCGTGGGCTCGGCGGAGGACATGATCGACTTTGCAACCTCGGTGCTTGGCCGCAACGTCGTCGTTCGATCAACCGAGAACGTGAGCGGGTCAAAGAAGAACATAATGGTCGGATCGGTCAAAGGGATCAACGGTGGGAAAGTCACACAGTCAGTGTCTTGTCATCAGAGCTTGTTCCCCTACCTGCTCTATTACTGCCATTCAGTCCCGAAGGTTCGGGTCTACGAAGCGGATATACTGGACCCGAGTTCGAAGGCCAAGATTAATCACGGTGTTGCCATCTGTCACTTGGACACGTCGTCTTGGAGCCCGGGTCATGGAGCTTTCTTGGCTTTGGGTTCGGGCCCGGGGCGGATCGAGGTTTGCCACTGGATTTTCGAGAATGATATGACCTGGGCAGTTGCTGATTAAGTGCTTTATTGCTTTAATTGGGTTAACCGGTCGCTAAGAAAGCTTAGCTGCGGGTTAGACACCCTGTTGATTAATTTCAAGTCCCTATTAAGTTAAAGGATTTTTAGCTTCGATAGGAAAAGTTAAGTTATGGTTTACTTTACATTTGGAAGATGCTGTATAATTTGAGTTTTGGTAAATGTTATTAAAGCTACCCAAATAACTGGAGGGCAaatgaaaaaatgtttttagctTTTCCTGCCGATTTCCTTTGGAATTTTACTTCTtggtgttggttttttttttttttttttttttttttttttttttttttttttttttttataacgtTATTAAAGGTATTATAACACTTCTATTTGAAAGTCCTTACAAATTAACGTAACAGTTTACGTGACACTTCTTTCATGcactaaattattttaattttattttattttttaatgtatattGTGTTATGTGGCCCGGCCCTCATATGAAATGACTGTCGTACCCTaagcattttcatttttttactcttttgtTATATTGGTTTAAATATGGAATGAGATGTAAGACAAGTAAAGAGTGGGTATTTGAACACAACAGAGAAATAGGATCAGATTCAAAGCGCGGAGAATATTTGAACACAAACTAAAGAGAGTAGCAAAAGATTGATGGTTGGACATGTAAACAAAATCATGTGGGTAAGGATGAGGTGGTCCAATGACCCTCCAAAATGTGCTTTTGTATTGTATGGGGAAGGCTACGGGACAGCTGTTGTTGGGAATGGGCGTTTTTGTTTAATggttttgttcaaattgcttgTCAAATTGAGATATCTTCTCTTCTTCTAAATTCATATTAATTGATGTGTCGAATTAATAAAATTAGATTAAAttgtagtatatagcattatttaatgaagaaatatatataaaataaaaaataaaaataaattacccCATCAAAATGGCCCTacttacattattattattattgggagTTGTTAGTTGGTTGGGTAGACTTAAAATAATCATATTTCTTAAAACCTGTGGTCAGGTTGGCGAAGTGCAACCAATGGGGACTGTAAAGCTTGGATTCCATAAAAAGCAGCACTGAAAGTGAAATGTTAGGAAAAATGATTGTACTAACTAGGGAAGGCCCATCGCCTTTATTTCAGTCATTTTACTACATTATTTTGTGCAAGGGTAATGGCTTAAGAGTAAGAGTCATGATAACACCAACATTTTATCACTATTTTACCATCCGATCAGTCATTCTTAAATATTAAATCATGGTGTACATGATGCATATCATTACTCATGgtttaatattagggttaaataacTTACATCTTTGTGATTcgaaacttttattttttaccctttcatatttcatttttttcataggtAGTACCTGTATTATAAGAAAAGACGAAAATAATATTTCTATCCATTTTTTTCGTCTAAAACTGATGGATTTTCACGTCAGCGATATGAGATACTATTAAAATTGCGACACGTggctactattttttttaaaaaaaaaattttaaggcttttttattttttattttttaaaaaaaatgtagagaTAACTCAGTTACcactttgggccacatggggtggctaaccacccccattttggccaagggggtggccgaaccaccccatgcaTGGCCCTTGGGTAATTCGGCCacccttacatttttttgtttaaagcctcaaaataataataaaaaatatatggcaGCCACGTGTCATTGTTTTTAATGGTGTCCTGCGTCATTGACATGGAAatccgttagttttggacggaaaaatggaCATTTTCGCCTTTTTTCATAGCACAAGTAccacttatgaaaaaaaaaataaaactaagggggcaaaaataaaagttttaaaccacgggaaaaaagtatttaacccttaatatTATTTGTTATGTATAATCCTATATtcgaatgtttttttttttttttctttcattaatttAGGTAGAAGGTCATTtcatatcttgtcttattttttggttgattatACGACAGATGTctgttttaaaatgaataattatactttatgaaaatgaaattcTCAAAGCAAGTGGTGATCAGTACTTTAGTCACCATAATTAAATAAACCATGctttatagtattaattaaaaactgGAGCCCCATCATCCCTTTTGACCCTCTAGAAAGTTGGCTTACAGCACAGGTTTAGAGTCCCATTTTGAAATGCAGCAATGAAAGTGAAGGGGAAGGGGGAAACTTCTATTTggtttattgttttaatttcaaTTAGCATCTGAACGCAAACATATAATCGTATAATTAAGGATTGGAGAGATCCCCCCCGCGCGCACCCTGGCCTTCTCTCATTTCAAAAAATTCGgacagaaaatttcaaaaaaatgggGATCCACCAAGTTATGGAGTGCTAGCAAATCGATGGTAAAATTCATCATGGTGGCCGGAAGATCCACCCTCCAACTACTTTcgtacaatttttaaaatttttttgggtCCAGCCAGCCGTTAATAACTACTTTTAGTTGTGCTTGTTTGTGATCTGCAAACATTAATAAAGAACCTCAATTAAAATCACTTCTACTTATAATGTTTCACTTAATTATTACCAAAGTGTAGTGTTAATAATAGGAAAATAGCTCCACTCCAACCTTTTGCTTTAAACAAGAGCACCCTCAAAGGGCAATTTGTCGCACTACAAGGGAGCAAGATCTCAGCAATGAATGAAAATCTCTACTATTTCAACCGTCTAATGTAAAACTTTTATGATATACATTGATGAACCTCAAACAAAATCTATCTCCGTATTTCTGCGGTTCTGGATCTATCGGATTGCCCCTcagaaaaattaaagagacttgATCATTCATCACCAATAACATTTAGAGCTAGCAGTACTCATCTTTGTCTCATATAGAACCCCcccatatgtgtgtgtgtgtgtacacacGCATGTATATGTGTATTTTGATGATGTAGTTGACGGCACGGTCAAGCTCAGGAAACGGACGACTGCAAGGAGTAAGATCAGTCGAAGATTTGTCAAGGTGACCGGCGGAGAAAATTTCTAATGATTAAGTTAGTAAAGGTGAAGAGTGAAATTGGTCTAAGGAAGAGGGTTAGGATCATCGTAGAAAAAATGGTTGTGTGATTGTACCTTAAAATAATGACACATCTTCCCCTTATGTGGAGTCTATTCTTGCGGAATGCGGCATTCGCTACGAGTTAAACTGCTGATAGGGCCTCCTGAAACCGCAATCTCGACCTGGACTAGCTAGCCGAGTAGATATATGGTATATCATTTTTTTGAATGCTACTAAGCACGTTGCGAATTTCGGTATTGAATACCAAAATCTTGTGAACATAGATTGTAGACTAAACCACATAAAAactcttgtatttattttattttatttctacttttatttttatttcataagaACTCTGTCTCattcatttactttttatttcagttaaatatttcatgtattaCGCCCTATCTATTAAAAAGAAGTTTGAGTCCACTCGTGAAAATGAGTGTTAaggtattgattaaataattaaatttacctcttcttattaacttaaattttaaaataaataatgatcgATTTAACAACTAAGACATCCAGAAATTAAGCACCAGCTACTTAAATCTTTTATTTGTACGTAGTGGCTTTAAGAAATAGTGAAAGACAAGAAGCGTATTTCGGTTGAGGGAGGATTCGAACAGCCAAATCTCATAACATTAACCAAACGAGTCAATTATATGAACTAACTGCCATGGAGAGCGATGCATTGTGCTAAAGCCTAAACAATGTTGTCGCTTTTACATAGTGTTCTTTCAGCCGTGTACAGCACGAAACAAGGCTTTGAAGTTGGGgcttatatatatgataagaGTCGAAGAAGGTACGTGGACCACTGAGGCTGTGAACTGTCTAAGCAAGACCATCCTTTGCCATAACTATGGTAGCTAGGGAGCCATAAAAGAATGTCCTATACAAAGGGAAGCTCTGCAACTTCTTTCTCAAGGCATTTCATAAGCTTAGACAAATATATTGCAGGCAGGCCTCAACCGACCTTTTTGTTGGACCTTAAATATGGAGTGAAAAATCCGTACAATGgcaataattttttcatttcctATTGCTTTGTTTTGTCGGTTCTCCCTCCTGGTAATAGAACTTCCTCAGACTTCCCTCCAACATGTTGATTGAGTTCTTTTAAAGTTGTATCTTGGTAAACGAAATTCAAGCGCGTGTGAGTGTAAAAGATTGAGTCCCATATTGAAAAGATGTCACAAACGTGAGAAAAAAGAGGGTCAAAAAAATGCAATTCCTGAAAGCACTTGCAGTAGGTTTTATCTGGcctgaaagaaaaataaaggccCATTTGTTTGACCCTAGAAGCTCTTTCAGTGTACAATTCTGGGATCATGAGGATAGAAAAATACTGTTTAAAGTTGTCCCAACTCTTATCCTGGTGGATTGGCATGATCAAAATACTGTTTAAAGTTGTCCCAACTGGAAAACAAAAGCTTAGAATTAATGATGTTCAAACGTGAAAAATATTGCAGACATTGTGCCGTGTCATTGTTGACAAAGGCCAACCTACGTACCCTTTGGAAAATTGGAATCATTGGGTGCGTGGTTTCCAACTTTTATCCACCATTTGTGGCGCCTGCCTGAATGCTATTTTGAAATTTCGACGGGtcaaaaatcatatatcataCAATTATTACAGGCCTTTTCTGATTTCAAAAAGCAGTTTACCTTGTGCTGTCCTTATCCAAGTAGCGAAGGTGTAAC contains the following coding sequences:
- the LOC133866642 gene encoding polygalacturonase 1 beta-like protein 3 gives rise to the protein MHKKLSPMTPLLLLFIFFSSLTVGYASAGSGGSFAGESPFTPRAYLVRYWNKEIRNGQPKPAFLLSKASPLSAVDSATFAKLAAQNDLSSHLPAFCASANLLCFPDLSASLEKHEKDSSFAVYADRNFTNYGTDRLGGTDSFQKYSGDENIPVDSFRRYSRDSTGHKDNFVNYAPNGNVVDQSFNTYAAGATGGSGVFSKYADDVNVPNLRFISYSDDSNGHAHTFSAYSENANAGDQRFSSYGKNGNGAPNEFNNYGSGSNVVGSDFSAYGQAANGANDTFTNYAKDQNNPQNNFKSYGDGGNGAVDSFANYRENANVGDDSFQSYSKNSNAAKVNFANYGKSFNIGTDKFTGYGQGARGQTAGFKIYGVNTTFKDYAKKGVTFARYTNVSSEKIATMEVSGSLVKRWVEPGKFFRESMLKKGKVMPMPDIRDKMPKRSFLPRSISSKLPFSTTKISEMKRIFHALDNSSTESMMLGALSDCERAPTQGETKRCVGSAEDMIDFATSVLGRNVVVRSTENVSGSKKNIMVGSVKGINGGKVTQSVSCHQSLFPYLLYYCHSVPKVRVYEADILDPSSKAKINHGVAICHLDTSSWSPGHGAFLALGSGPGRIEVCHWIFENDMTWAVAD